The following are from one region of the Stanieria sp. NIES-3757 genome:
- the cysC gene encoding adenylylsulfate kinase, giving the protein MKQRGVTVWFTGFSGAGKTTITNALVEELKNQGFDIEVLDGDIIRENLTKDLGFSKEDRDTNIRRIGFVAQLLTRHGVIVLVPVISPYRAIRAEMRQKIGDFVEVFVNAPLAVCEDRDVKGLYKKARAGEIKQFTGIDDPYEPPLNPDVECRTDKEEVAECVAKVMNKLQDLGYIF; this is encoded by the coding sequence ATGAAGCAGCGTGGAGTAACAGTTTGGTTTACAGGATTTAGTGGTGCAGGTAAAACTACAATCACTAATGCTCTAGTCGAAGAACTAAAAAATCAAGGATTTGATATTGAAGTTTTAGATGGCGATATTATTAGAGAAAACCTGACTAAAGATTTAGGTTTTTCTAAAGAAGACAGAGATACTAATATTCGTCGCATTGGTTTTGTAGCTCAACTGTTAACTCGTCATGGAGTAATAGTTTTAGTACCAGTTATTTCTCCTTATCGTGCAATCCGAGCAGAAATGAGACAAAAAATTGGTGATTTTGTCGAAGTATTTGTTAATGCACCTTTAGCAGTTTGCGAAGACAGAGATGTCAAGGGATTATACAAAAAAGCCAGAGCAGGCGAAATTAAACAATTTACTGGTATCGATGATCCTTATGAACCTCCCCTCAATCCTGACGTTGAGTGTCGTACTGACAAAGAAGAGGTAGCTGAATGTGTCGCTAAAGTAATGAATAAGTTACAAGACTTAGGCTATATCTTTTAA
- a CDS encoding Glyoxalase/bleomycin resistance protein/dioxygenase — protein sequence MVNNQVIFHLAIPINDLAKAKEFYSQGLGCQIGRENSSAIIFNFYGHQVVAHMSLEPLQPQKSIYPRHFGLIFSTESEWENLLEKARNQQLNLAQSPKLRFPGELTEHRTFFLEDPFYNLLEFKFYRHFEAIFGGRELVKIGDR from the coding sequence ATGGTGAATAATCAAGTTATTTTTCATTTAGCTATCCCAATTAACGATTTAGCCAAAGCAAAAGAATTTTATAGTCAAGGTTTAGGTTGTCAGATAGGTCGAGAAAATTCGAGTGCGATTATTTTTAACTTTTATGGTCATCAAGTAGTCGCTCACATGAGCTTAGAACCGCTTCAACCACAAAAAAGTATTTATCCTAGGCATTTTGGTTTAATTTTTTCCACAGAATCAGAATGGGAAAATTTACTAGAAAAAGCACGTAATCAACAATTAAATTTGGCGCAATCGCCTAAATTACGCTTTCCTGGAGAGTTAACCGAACATCGAACCTTTTTTTTAGAAGATCCTTTTTATAATTTGCTGGAATTTAAGTTTTATCGGCACTTTGAAGCGATTTTTGGCGGTAGAGAATTAGTTAAAATAGGCGATCGCTAA
- a CDS encoding hypothetical protein (conserved hypothetical protein) — translation MPEINFLIEWPDGSRQTCYSPSLVVKKYFTPGEEYDLEDFLNRSETALQTASDRVKEAYGFSCSRAWGQFQEIKTQAAQYKNLPDPKVRFLQFQEYQN, via the coding sequence ATGCCAGAAATAAACTTTCTAATTGAATGGCCCGATGGTTCACGACAAACTTGTTATTCTCCTTCTTTAGTAGTTAAAAAATATTTTACTCCTGGAGAAGAATATGACTTAGAAGACTTCCTTAACAGGTCAGAAACAGCTTTGCAAACAGCAAGCGATCGCGTTAAAGAAGCTTATGGATTTTCTTGTAGTAGAGCCTGGGGACAATTTCAGGAGATTAAGACTCAAGCTGCTCAATACAAAAATCTTCCTGACCCAAAAGTACGTTTTTTACAATTTCAGGAATATCAAAATTAG